From Ignavibacterium sp.:
ACCAAGATTCAGTAAAGCACCGCCGGTTAGTGCCTGACCACTTGTACAACCTCTGGCTAGTTTAGCTCCTATTCCCATAAGACTTCCTCCAACAAATGCGTAGAGAAGTCTTTTCTTTGATGTTATATTCGGACCTTTTTCTATTCCCTTTTTAACTCTTCCTGCAAGTGAACCGGAAATAAAACCACCAGCAAGAACTCCAAGCACTTCAAATACCAACCAATCTTTTAGTGGATTTGTAGTTCCATCGCCAAGATACTCCGAATAGAATGGATTTGACTGAGTATGTTCTGGTGCAACAGTGTTAACTCCAACTGCAACTAATGTTGACATTGCACCGGATGCTCCAAGACCTCTGCCCATTATTACAAATGCAGCAAGAAGTACGA
This genomic window contains:
- a CDS encoding YeeE/YedE thiosulfate transporter family protein; the protein is MTTLVQKLSSVLTKDKEVVEVKTKPYSNPYLTGIGLGLVLLAAFVIMGRGLGASGAMSTLVAVGVNTVAPEHTQSNPFYSEYLGDGTTNPLKDWLVFEVLGVLAGGFISGSLAGRVKKGIEKGPNITSKKRLLYAFVGGSLMGIGAKLARGCTSGQALTGGALLNLGSWAFMMMVFAGGYAAAYFLRRQWL